A single genomic interval of Spinacia oleracea cultivar Varoflay chromosome 6, BTI_SOV_V1, whole genome shotgun sequence harbors:
- the LOC110787078 gene encoding glutathione S-transferase U8, whose amino-acid sequence MGEQNVKVLGNWGSPFSRRVEMALKLKGIPYDYQEEEPYGNKSPELLKSNPVYKKIPVLIHNGKPIAESQVILEYIDQVWDGYSILPTDPYQRSLARFWAKFIDDKAMPSLWNAMWAKEDEQEKTLKEAKENLEMLEKEIEGKKFFGGENIGFVDIVANFIGFWLGTIQQVLGKEILTKETYPHLSNWAEEYVNCDIIKQNVPPKERLFTLFKLRHEAGF is encoded by the exons ATGGGGGAGCAAAATGTTAAAGTGTTGGGAAATTGGGGGAGTCCATTTAGTAGAAGGGTAGAAATGGCCCTTAAATTGAAGGGTATACCTTATGATTACCAAGAGGAAGAGCCTTATGGTAACAAAAGTCCGGAACTTTTGAAGAGCAATCCAGTTTATAAGAAAATTCCTGTGTTGATACACAATGGGAAGCCAATTGCGGAGTCCCAAGTGATCTTGGAGTATATTGATCAAGTTTGGGATGGTTACTCTATCTTGCCTACGGATCCTTACCAGAGGTCTCTAGCACGTTTTTGGGCTAAATTTATTGATGATAAG GCAATGCCATCGCTTTGGAATGCAATGTGGGCGAAAGAGGACGAACAAGAGAAGACACTCAAGGAAGCAAAAGAGAATTTAGAGATGCTCGAGAAAGAGATTGAAGGGAAGAAGTTCTTTGGAGGGGAAAATATTGGTTTTGTTGACATTGTTGCAAACTTCATTGGCTTTTGGTTAGGAACCATCCAACAAGTTTTAGGGAAGGAAATACTTACTAAAGAGACTTATCCACATTTAAGCAATTGGGCAGAGGAATATGTAAATTGCGACATCATCAAACAAAATGTGCCTCCAAAAGAACGTCTATTTACCCTTTTCAAGCTACGTCACGAAGCTGGATTTTAA